From Chryseobacterium gallinarum, one genomic window encodes:
- the groL gene encoding chaperonin GroEL (60 kDa chaperone family; promotes refolding of misfolded polypeptides especially under stressful conditions; forms two stacked rings of heptamers to form a barrel-shaped 14mer; ends can be capped by GroES; misfolded proteins enter the barrel where they are refolded when GroES binds), translated as MAKEIKFDIESRDALKRGVDALANAVKVTLGPKGRNVVIEKSFGAPHVTKDGVSVAKEIELEDKVENMGAQMVKEVASKTNDIAGDGTTTATVLAQAIVREGLKNVAAGANPMDLKRGIDKAVTAVVENLKSQSQEVGDSSEKIKQVASISANNDDTIGSLIAEAFGKVGKEGVITVEEAKGTDTTVDVVEGMQFDRGYQSPYFVTNPEKMLAELENPYILLVEKKISSMKELLPVLEPIAQGGKSLLIISEEVEGEALATLVVNKLRGSLKIAAVKAPGFGDRRKAMLEDIAILTGGQVISEEQGFTMENISLDMLGTAEKVTIDKDNTTIVNGGGDEAKIKGRVAQIKAQMETTTSDYDREKLQERLAKLAGGVAVLYVGAASEVEMKEKKDRVDDALHATRAAVEEGIVAGGGVALVRAISSLNELSGANADETTGIKIVKRAIEEPLRQIVANAGGEGSVIVAKVAEGNGDFGYNAKTDEYVHMLEAGIIDPTKVTRVALENAASVSGMLLTTECVITEVKKDEPTMPMGGGMPGMM; from the coding sequence ATGGCAAAAGAAATAAAATTCGATATTGAATCAAGAGACGCTCTAAAAAGAGGTGTAGATGCATTGGCTAATGCAGTAAAAGTAACTTTAGGTCCTAAGGGAAGAAATGTGGTAATCGAAAAATCTTTCGGTGCTCCGCACGTAACTAAGGATGGTGTTTCTGTAGCTAAAGAAATCGAACTTGAAGATAAGGTAGAAAACATGGGAGCTCAGATGGTAAAAGAAGTAGCTTCCAAAACCAACGATATCGCAGGAGACGGTACTACTACCGCTACTGTATTGGCACAGGCTATCGTAAGAGAAGGTCTTAAAAACGTAGCAGCAGGTGCTAACCCGATGGATCTTAAAAGAGGGATCGACAAAGCGGTAACTGCTGTTGTGGAAAACCTTAAATCCCAGTCTCAGGAGGTTGGGGATTCTTCAGAAAAAATCAAGCAGGTTGCTTCTATCTCTGCTAATAATGACGATACGATCGGTTCTTTAATCGCTGAGGCTTTCGGAAAAGTTGGTAAAGAAGGAGTAATCACTGTAGAAGAAGCTAAAGGTACTGATACAACAGTAGATGTTGTAGAAGGTATGCAGTTCGACAGAGGATACCAGTCACCTTACTTCGTGACAAACCCTGAAAAAATGTTAGCTGAGCTTGAAAACCCATATATCCTTTTAGTAGAGAAGAAAATCTCTTCAATGAAAGAATTGTTACCGGTTCTTGAGCCAATTGCACAAGGTGGTAAGTCTTTATTAATCATCTCTGAAGAAGTTGAAGGGGAAGCTTTAGCTACTTTAGTAGTAAACAAACTTAGAGGTTCTCTTAAAATTGCTGCTGTGAAAGCTCCTGGATTTGGAGACAGAAGAAAAGCAATGTTAGAAGATATCGCAATCCTTACAGGTGGACAGGTGATCTCTGAAGAGCAAGGTTTCACTATGGAAAACATCTCTTTGGATATGCTTGGAACTGCTGAGAAAGTAACCATCGACAAAGACAACACAACAATCGTAAACGGTGGTGGTGATGAAGCGAAAATCAAAGGAAGAGTAGCTCAGATCAAAGCCCAGATGGAAACTACAACTTCTGATTACGACAGAGAGAAACTTCAGGAAAGATTAGCTAAGTTAGCGGGTGGTGTTGCTGTATTGTACGTAGGTGCTGCTTCTGAAGTAGAAATGAAAGAGAAAAAAGACAGAGTTGATGATGCATTACACGCTACAAGAGCTGCCGTTGAAGAAGGTATCGTAGCAGGTGGTGGTGTTGCTTTAGTAAGAGCCATCTCTTCATTAAACGAGCTTTCAGGGGCTAACGCTGACGAAACTACAGGGATCAAAATCGTGAAAAGAGCCATCGAAGAGCCATTAAGACAAATCGTTGCCAACGCAGGTGGTGAAGGTTCTGTAATCGTTGCTAAAGTAGCAGAAGGAAACGGAGACTTCGGATACAACGCTAAAACAGACGAGTACGTTCACATGCTTGAAGCTGGTATCATTGACCCAACTAAAGTAACAAGAGTTGCCCTTGAAAATGCAGCTTCTGTATCTGGAATGCTTTTAACCACTGAATGTGTTATCACTGAAGTGAAAAAAGACGAACCAACTATGCCAATGGGTGGTGGAATGCCAGGAATGATGTAA
- a CDS encoding ATP-binding protein, whose amino-acid sequence MEILTLKERVKNILSLGESHFREFKSAYQGPNGNKVAGSIKELNKYIAEALVAFANADGGVILIGVEDNGYVTGLPFNEKEVSALLNGYKSYIHRDSKLPIENEVKLDNIHGKTILFFSVSKGMDDIFQLSDGRCVCRKDKETIPISFNKIQFERNEVKSRAYDREFCYDATVNDLDVTLIQSISNSYIAGLSVEYYLQQTGLAEFEVSSLKLRRAALLLFAKDITKWHTRCQIRILQIAGNDLKSGKDYNVVNDEIVTGNIFYLLTTAWEKLRPFLAYKTEFGAEAKFEQKFIYPEEAVREALVNAITHRDYTIQNGIDIFIFNDRLEIKSPGLLLSTINIEDLKKLQGHHESRNTLTARVLRENKIVRELGEGMKRIFTLLHSQEMDKPELLNQNSSFSIILNNKSIFSASEEAYLNMFKNYEISPLQKRIIILGIKSTEISPSDIYKAMNTTDRDTYDKEVTSLRRLGILKEIRTNSTATILSRKTKISKQKIGRYKIQNPK is encoded by the coding sequence ATGGAAATCTTAACATTAAAAGAAAGAGTTAAAAATATATTAAGCTTAGGAGAGTCACATTTTAGAGAATTTAAATCAGCCTATCAAGGTCCAAATGGTAATAAAGTAGCAGGATCTATTAAAGAACTAAATAAATATATTGCTGAAGCATTGGTAGCTTTTGCAAATGCGGATGGTGGCGTTATATTAATTGGTGTAGAAGATAATGGTTATGTAACTGGATTGCCTTTTAATGAAAAGGAAGTAAGTGCATTATTAAATGGTTACAAATCTTATATACATAGAGATTCAAAATTACCAATCGAAAATGAAGTAAAGCTGGATAATATTCATGGAAAGACTATATTATTTTTTTCTGTATCAAAGGGTATGGATGATATTTTTCAATTATCCGATGGAAGATGTGTTTGTAGAAAAGATAAAGAAACTATACCTATTAGTTTTAATAAAATTCAGTTTGAAAGAAATGAGGTAAAATCAAGAGCTTATGATAGGGAGTTCTGTTATGATGCAACTGTCAATGATCTCGATGTAACACTTATTCAAAGTATTTCTAATTCATACATTGCTGGTCTTAGCGTTGAATATTATCTCCAACAAACAGGTTTGGCAGAATTTGAAGTTAGCTCATTAAAACTACGTAGAGCAGCACTGCTATTATTTGCAAAAGATATAACAAAATGGCACACTAGATGTCAAATAAGAATTTTACAAATCGCAGGTAATGACTTAAAAAGTGGAAAAGACTACAATGTTGTCAATGATGAGATTGTTACGGGAAATATTTTTTATTTGTTAACTACTGCTTGGGAAAAATTGAGACCTTTTCTTGCTTACAAAACAGAATTTGGAGCAGAAGCAAAATTTGAACAAAAATTTATTTATCCTGAGGAAGCCGTTCGTGAAGCCTTAGTAAATGCAATTACTCATAGAGATTATACAATTCAAAATGGAATTGATATTTTTATTTTTAATGACAGATTAGAAATTAAGAGCCCGGGATTATTGCTTTCAACAATAAACATTGAAGATTTAAAAAAACTTCAAGGACATCACGAGTCAAGAAATACTTTAACAGCTAGAGTTCTTCGCGAAAATAAAATTGTACGAGAATTAGGAGAAGGGATGAAGAGAATATTTACCTTACTGCATTCTCAAGAAATGGATAAGCCTGAACTATTAAATCAAAACAGTTCATTTTCTATAATTTTAAATAATAAATCTATTTTTAGTGCATCAGAAGAAGCATACCTTAATATGTTTAAGAATTATGAGATAAGCCCCTTACAAAAAAGAATAATTATTTTAGGAATAAAATCAACCGAAATAAGTCCTTCTGATATTTATAAAGCTATGAATACTACAGATAGAGATACATATGATAAAGAAGTAACTTCTTTACGAAGACTAGGAATTTTGAAAGAAATTAGAACAAATAGTACTGCTACAATTTTATCTAGAAAAACTAAAATAAGTAAACAAAAAATTGGTAGATATAAAATACAAAACCCTAAGTAA
- a CDS encoding helix-turn-helix transcriptional regulator: MQNKKIHQGRNIKRFREMLGIKQEALAFDLGEDWNQKKVSLLEQKETIEDPLLKKISEVLKIPVEAFQNFDEEQAINIISNTFDNCQQPASIFYNSTLNPVDQLIKVHEEKIALYERMLKEKEEMMARLEQLIQK; this comes from the coding sequence ATGCAAAACAAAAAAATACATCAGGGGAGAAATATCAAGCGTTTTCGTGAAATGCTGGGTATAAAGCAGGAAGCTTTAGCTTTTGATCTTGGTGAAGACTGGAACCAGAAGAAAGTTTCACTTTTGGAGCAGAAAGAAACTATTGAAGATCCTTTGTTGAAAAAGATTTCCGAAGTGTTGAAAATTCCGGTGGAAGCTTTCCAGAATTTTGATGAAGAACAGGCTATCAATATTATATCTAATACTTTCGATAACTGTCAGCAACCGGCATCTATTTTCTATAATTCTACACTTAATCCTGTAGATCAATTAATCAAGGTACACGAAGAAAAAATTGCGCTGTACGAAAGAATGCTGAAAGAAAAAGAGGAAATGATGGCCAGGCTGGAGCAGCTGATTCAGAAATAA
- a CDS encoding T9SS C-terminal target domain-containing protein encodes MKTKLLFLSFLSSLLAHAQTLNFKSLANMSVGRGAITSVIVDDNIYVSNGYQESGGNANYIEKYNITDNKWSVLNSILSPKRFANSETYDNKIYIFNGWGNSHLEIVDLATQKVTKGAVNRSYTGNAGSAIHNGKIYVFGGSGLNGAATTKFSNRFQYYDIASNTWHPLPDMPTARETKGKIVNDKLYVIGGFNGTSSRLINVYDLNTNRWTDQFTMPAGISGHSLAVSGNKIFIAGGYNNQTFLAYFDTATNKFHQLSSNMIPRRHAAAEIYNNKLYIIGGSTTSVTKSAIKSLQAADISEDALSSNAAGEDRETKTRVYTNASRDGFIISNKNNSNQFEFTVYSLDGEVVSRGFAYYNRNIDLSRVKPGTYIFSFKDEKGVLQQIKIVR; translated from the coding sequence TTGAAAACAAAATTATTATTCCTTTCATTTTTGAGTTCACTGCTGGCTCATGCGCAAACCCTTAATTTTAAAAGTCTCGCTAACATGTCGGTAGGCAGAGGTGCCATAACCAGTGTAATCGTGGATGATAATATATATGTGAGCAATGGATATCAGGAAAGCGGAGGCAATGCCAACTATATTGAAAAATATAATATTACTGATAACAAATGGAGTGTTCTCAATTCTATTCTAAGTCCCAAAAGATTTGCTAATTCGGAGACGTATGATAATAAAATTTATATATTTAACGGTTGGGGAAACAGCCATCTTGAAATTGTAGACCTTGCAACCCAGAAAGTAACGAAGGGGGCTGTTAACCGTTCCTATACAGGAAATGCAGGTTCTGCCATCCATAATGGAAAAATATATGTGTTCGGCGGCAGCGGACTCAATGGCGCTGCAACCACTAAATTTTCTAACAGATTCCAATATTATGATATTGCTTCCAATACGTGGCATCCATTACCGGATATGCCCACAGCCAGGGAAACAAAGGGTAAAATTGTGAATGATAAATTGTATGTCATTGGTGGTTTTAACGGCACCTCATCCCGGCTGATCAATGTTTACGACCTTAACACAAATCGTTGGACCGATCAGTTTACGATGCCCGCCGGGATATCCGGACATTCATTAGCCGTATCCGGTAATAAGATTTTTATTGCAGGAGGCTATAATAATCAGACGTTTCTGGCCTATTTTGATACGGCAACCAATAAATTCCATCAGCTATCTTCCAATATGATTCCAAGAAGACATGCTGCAGCGGAAATATACAACAATAAATTATACATCATCGGCGGAAGTACAACATCTGTAACCAAATCAGCTATTAAAAGCTTACAAGCAGCTGATATTTCTGAGGATGCACTCTCTTCAAATGCAGCCGGTGAAGACCGTGAAACTAAAACAAGAGTCTATACCAATGCATCCAGAGACGGTTTCATCATCAGCAATAAAAATAACAGCAATCAATTTGAATTTACCGTTTACTCTTTAGATGGAGAGGTAGTCAGCAGGGGCTTTGCCTATTATAACAGAAATATAGATTTATCAAGAGTAAAACCGGGAACTTATATTTTCAGTTTTAAAGATGAGAAAGGGGTTTTGCAACAGATTAAAATTGTAAGATAA
- a CDS encoding DUF2461 domain-containing protein, translating to MKKTFEFLTHLKENNNREWFVRHKSEYDAIVKENKVLFTQIYHELQEHDQLKGIHIFRIYNDVRFSKNKTPYKTNFGVGYSRSKPMLRGGYYIQLEPGNSFVGGGFWGPEAKDLLRIRKEFEISSTEIEKITSDKTFIKYFGELKGDAVKTAPRGFDKNHPAIDLIRKKQLLVIRKFTNKEVLSDTFQKEAVLTLLAMRPFFDYMSEVLTTDLNGEPLF from the coding sequence ATGAAAAAAACATTTGAATTTCTCACCCATCTGAAAGAAAATAACAACCGGGAATGGTTCGTGAGGCACAAATCCGAATATGATGCCATTGTAAAGGAAAATAAAGTTTTATTTACTCAGATCTATCATGAACTTCAGGAGCATGATCAGCTTAAAGGAATCCATATTTTCAGGATTTACAATGACGTCCGTTTTTCCAAAAACAAAACACCCTATAAAACTAATTTTGGAGTGGGATATTCCCGATCAAAACCTATGTTGAGAGGCGGATATTATATTCAGCTGGAACCGGGAAACAGTTTTGTAGGAGGTGGATTTTGGGGACCGGAGGCCAAAGATTTGCTCCGTATCCGCAAAGAATTTGAAATCAGCAGTACAGAAATTGAAAAAATTACTTCCGACAAAACTTTCATCAAATATTTTGGAGAACTTAAAGGTGATGCTGTAAAAACAGCACCGCGGGGTTTTGATAAAAACCATCCGGCTATAGACCTGATCAGAAAAAAACAATTGCTGGTGATACGGAAATTTACCAATAAGGAGGTTTTATCAGATACCTTTCAGAAAGAAGCAGTTCTTACCTTGTTGGCAATGCGACCCTTTTTCGATTACATGAGCGAAGTGCTTACGACGGATTTGAATGGTGAACCTTTGTTCTAA
- a CDS encoding dihydrofolate reductase family protein, whose protein sequence is MKKIILDLATTLDGFIEGPNGETDWCIMDDDMDFDGFLAGIDTIFYGRVSYDAWGNYQPEENAGPEEQKLWEAVHSKNKFVFSSQNREDENAVFINSDLVEKVSEIKKQGGKDIWLYGGASLIKTFIQENLIDTYRISVHPVALGKGKPLFEDVKERLNLKLVKTNVFKSGVVQLIYESLS, encoded by the coding sequence ATGAAAAAAATAATTTTAGACCTTGCCACTACCTTAGACGGTTTTATTGAAGGCCCCAATGGAGAGACCGATTGGTGTATCATGGATGATGATATGGATTTTGATGGATTTCTTGCAGGAATAGACACTATTTTTTACGGAAGAGTGAGCTATGACGCATGGGGAAATTATCAGCCGGAAGAAAATGCAGGTCCTGAGGAGCAAAAACTTTGGGAAGCAGTTCATTCAAAAAATAAATTTGTTTTTTCCAGCCAGAACAGAGAAGATGAAAATGCGGTTTTTATCAATTCTGATCTTGTGGAAAAAGTTTCAGAGATAAAAAAACAGGGCGGGAAAGATATCTGGTTGTATGGAGGAGCAAGTCTTATCAAGACATTCATTCAGGAGAATCTTATTGATACCTACAGAATATCTGTTCACCCGGTTGCTTTGGGAAAAGGGAAGCCGCTTTTTGAAGATGTAAAGGAACGGCTCAATTTAAAGTTGGTTAAAACCAATGTTTTCAAATCAGGCGTCGTACAGCTTATTTATGAAAGTTTAAGTTAA
- a CDS encoding VOC family protein: MNARLATIILFVQDLQLLRNFYVENFNLKIIEEDPVWILLDAGSAHMGLHKIGDQYIEKTEADQTFSNNIKIVFDIDTDIESARDELISKKVAMREIKTFENYPFRLCDGTDPEGNVFQLKSKK, encoded by the coding sequence ATGAATGCCAGGCTTGCCACCATTATTCTGTTTGTACAAGACCTTCAGCTGCTGAGAAATTTCTATGTGGAAAACTTTAACCTGAAAATAATAGAAGAAGATCCGGTCTGGATTTTACTTGATGCAGGAAGCGCTCATATGGGATTACATAAAATCGGAGATCAGTATATTGAGAAAACAGAAGCGGATCAAACCTTTAGCAACAATATCAAAATCGTTTTTGACATTGATACCGATATTGAGTCTGCCAGGGATGAACTGATCTCAAAAAAAGTTGCGATGAGGGAAATCAAAACTTTTGAAAACTACCCTTTCCGGCTTTGTGACGGAACAGATCCGGAAGGGAATGTATTTCAACTGAAAAGCAAAAAATAG
- a CDS encoding rhomboid family intramembrane serine protease, translated as MAGFTNKLKFIYKPFVIIATGFIITYTFLHWLLFIKAGIPLKEEILNFWLPFGLPWIPVFIWLRPRIKLLQFKNDNGSFFYQLIACIAIAIPTIIAQEYLITATGKLTQLDNISQILQHDKTKYYSIKNYYIDKEHIVVQNTATVTGKNNQNFNMLIYVAIPILENDTQVGSHNNKFWLGKKYHEQISNSLSDQEKEAKYKIFTEKSQKEFENTDFRKFTYLEVIGNTEDHDEFNNALKQLKQNSTEENLVFVAKTEPFEARNGKKLPWILGTFGMGLLVYFILLLFPKFQENKLKKFKKGETTKNTDVKEILDLFIPKEGFYITPIIINLNLLIYIIMVFSGLGLLSFKGQNLLNWGANFKPLTTNGQWWRLLTSTFLHGGFMHIVANMYGLLFVGIFLEPLLGKVKYALIYLTTGILASFTSILWYDATISVGASGAIFGLYGFFLACLVLTVFPPDFGKAFLISTLVFVGVNLLMGLAGGIDNAAHIGGLISGFIIGVIMSGQIKKQIKLSTEYENEE; from the coding sequence ATGGCTGGATTTACAAATAAGCTGAAGTTTATTTACAAACCTTTCGTCATTATAGCAACAGGGTTTATTATAACGTATACATTTTTACATTGGCTATTATTTATAAAAGCAGGAATTCCGCTCAAAGAGGAAATACTCAACTTCTGGCTTCCCTTTGGATTACCCTGGATACCTGTTTTTATCTGGCTGAGACCCCGAATAAAATTATTACAATTCAAAAATGATAACGGTTCTTTCTTTTATCAGCTTATAGCCTGTATTGCTATCGCTATCCCAACCATAATTGCGCAGGAGTATTTAATTACAGCCACAGGTAAATTAACCCAACTTGATAATATTTCGCAAATTTTACAACACGATAAAACAAAGTATTATTCAATAAAAAATTATTATATAGACAAAGAACATATCGTTGTACAAAACACGGCTACGGTAACAGGAAAAAATAATCAGAATTTTAATATGCTTATTTACGTTGCCATCCCAATTTTGGAAAACGATACCCAGGTGGGAAGCCATAATAATAAGTTCTGGCTGGGGAAAAAGTACCATGAACAGATTAGCAACAGCCTTTCTGATCAGGAAAAGGAAGCGAAATACAAAATATTTACGGAAAAATCACAAAAAGAATTTGAAAATACTGATTTCAGGAAATTCACTTACTTGGAAGTTATCGGAAATACAGAGGATCATGATGAATTTAATAATGCTTTAAAGCAACTAAAACAAAATTCAACAGAAGAGAATCTGGTTTTTGTGGCGAAAACAGAGCCTTTCGAAGCAAGAAACGGAAAAAAACTTCCGTGGATTTTGGGAACCTTTGGAATGGGCCTTCTTGTCTATTTCATCCTTTTATTATTTCCAAAATTTCAGGAAAACAAGTTGAAAAAATTCAAGAAAGGAGAAACGACAAAAAATACTGATGTAAAAGAAATACTGGATTTATTCATCCCGAAAGAAGGCTTTTATATAACCCCTATTATTATCAATTTAAATCTGTTAATTTATATTATAATGGTTTTCTCTGGATTAGGGTTGCTATCATTTAAAGGACAAAACCTGTTGAACTGGGGAGCTAATTTTAAACCATTAACAACAAATGGACAATGGTGGCGTCTATTGACCAGCACATTTCTTCATGGCGGGTTTATGCACATTGTAGCCAATATGTATGGTCTTTTATTTGTTGGAATTTTTCTTGAGCCCCTTTTAGGAAAGGTTAAATATGCACTCATCTATTTAACTACAGGAATTTTAGCAAGTTTTACAAGTATCTTATGGTATGATGCTACGATAAGTGTGGGAGCGTCCGGAGCCATATTCGGATTATATGGGTTTTTCTTAGCCTGTCTGGTTTTAACAGTATTTCCGCCAGATTTTGGAAAAGCGTTTTTGATAAGTACTCTGGTATTTGTTGGAGTCAATCTGTTGATGGGTCTTGCGGGTGGCATTGATAATGCAGCCCATATCGGCGGACTGATTAGCGGGTTTATCATAGGGGTTATCATGTCAGGGCAAATAAAAAAACAAATCAAATTGAGCACTGAATATGAAAACGAAGAATAA
- a CDS encoding alpha/beta hydrolase: protein MAAFLKFTLLFLFIFNTNIKAQDNKDYPVLTGDHVKLFTKKSGKGPVCIFIHGGPGAWSESFESLGGNKLESQLAMIYYDQRGSGRSGNAPEENYSLDRMVEDIEEIRKQSGTEKVYLLAHSFGGILATNYAQKYPERVKGIILANCTLNLKYSLQQQIRYMNQLMNTDFTLSDASLLPDFIKTRNELGKQGLDYKMLSGNKSNVELLNKIDSKNPSTFDFAQKAFSIQEYWKDYTPFTQSIKTPVLVITGTKDHSIGEDHYASFLFPNQQIIKIDGGHILYYEKNKEFVKAVSDFVHKTENQSGKIISNRK from the coding sequence ATGGCCGCATTTTTAAAATTCACCTTACTTTTCTTGTTTATTTTCAATACAAACATCAAAGCTCAGGATAACAAAGACTATCCTGTATTGACCGGTGATCACGTAAAACTATTTACAAAAAAGTCAGGCAAAGGCCCGGTATGTATTTTCATTCATGGCGGACCGGGTGCATGGAGCGAATCCTTTGAAAGCCTCGGTGGCAATAAACTGGAATCCCAACTTGCCATGATCTATTATGATCAGCGGGGAAGCGGGCGATCCGGAAATGCTCCGGAAGAAAATTACTCATTGGACAGGATGGTTGAGGATATTGAAGAAATCAGAAAACAGTCCGGAACAGAAAAGGTTTATCTGCTGGCCCATTCATTCGGTGGAATATTAGCCACCAATTATGCACAGAAATATCCTGAACGCGTTAAAGGAATTATCCTGGCCAACTGCACTTTGAACCTGAAATATTCACTTCAACAGCAAATCCGTTATATGAATCAGCTGATGAACACTGATTTCACCCTTTCAGATGCTTCCTTATTACCGGACTTTATCAAAACCAGAAATGAATTAGGTAAACAAGGACTGGATTATAAAATGCTCTCCGGGAATAAAAGTAATGTAGAATTATTAAATAAAATAGACAGTAAAAACCCAAGTACTTTTGATTTTGCCCAAAAAGCTTTCTCCATACAGGAATATTGGAAGGATTATACTCCCTTTACCCAATCTATAAAGACACCTGTACTTGTCATCACAGGAACAAAAGATCATTCTATCGGTGAAGATCATTACGCTTCTTTTTTGTTTCCCAACCAGCAGATTATAAAAATAGATGGCGGGCACATACTCTATTACGAAAAAAATAAGGAATTTGTGAAGGCTGTTTCTGACTTTGTTCATAAAACAGAAAACCAGTCCGGCAAAATTATTTCAAATAGAAAATGA